A segment of the Panicum hallii strain FIL2 chromosome 1, PHallii_v3.1, whole genome shotgun sequence genome:
TGTCCAATCGTTCCAAATGTGGCAACAAGAGCTTTGCCATCAGAATCCTGGAAATCCGCCACAAAAGGCCTCTCCTCCGTGTGGCTGGGTACTGATTACTGAACTCGTTGTTGCAGTACTGGGCACGGGGCAGCGCCGGCGTGgtggccgcccgcccgcccgcccgccgtaGGAGCAACTGCAAGATCATTGGGCAGTGTCAGTTGTGGTTGTTGCAGTCCGCACCAGTAAACAGGCACCGTTGGTGAGCCCTGCTGGGGGTGTCAGAGGCGGCCATGTGCATTGGTTGTTGTGGAGGAGGCAGCCATCCACTCGCACACACTCCCTCCCGGACCAGCCGCGCAGGTGGGGGTGGAGAGACACGCAGAGATGGATGCAAAATAAAAGGCTAGCCGTATTGGGTGCACTGGATCGATTATTGGGAGTCCTGTCTTTTATATGCTCGCTTTCCTTCCTCGTCTTTTTGGTTTTTGAGGCCATGGTTCAGTGGTTCTGGTTCCCCTTCCTGCCCCTGCACAGTTGATGTGCGAGAATTTTCAGCAGGACACAGATTCTTCATTCTCCATCATCAGAAAAGGAGGTGAGATTCTTGCTCCTTCACCCCCTAGCCTAGGAGCAGGTTGGAACCCGAAAGATTGGAGGGGGTGAAACTGAGGAGGTGTTTGTCATGATGTGTAGCGTCCAGCACTGGAGTGGTTGACGACTTGACGGCACTGTGGTGTCCAGGCTGAGGGGAGAAGAAGACGAATAGGATATAGATCTCAGCAAGCCAGAGATGAGGGTGAGCCAGCTGCGGCCAAGCTTGTGCTCTCGTGGGCGAGGCTGAGCTTCTTGCTCCTCCAGTTCAtcgatgcgccgccgccgcctcggctcGCCGGATCAACGGAGCTCCATGGCTGCCGTCCAGCGCGGTGCTGCGGATTGAGAGGCAGGCTGTCCGTCCGGGGGGAGGAATCTCTCGCCCGCTCCTTTTTCTGGGAGCGAGGAAGTGGTGAGTACTTGGTCTTTTAGCTGCACCTTGATTGCCGTACTTGTGTTTTTGCCTTTCTTGGTGCTAGAATGATGGCGCTGCTGTTCTTGCCATGATTGACGATCCCTCTAGTAAAAGTTCTAACTTCTCTCTCTGGTACATGGCATCTGCATCTGCTGATAGCACCTTGCGTACTTGTTTGTAAAGTTAATGATGCATAGTTGAGTGCTCAGATGTGTTACTGCAAATCTCTCCAATCTCTGCAACTCTCTACGCTGAATCCTTTCTGTTTTTAACCTGCTTCACCCTTCCATTTTGTTGCTTCAGAGGTGGCTGCTTTGGGATACAGATAGGAGCAGCGGCTGGGATTTACGATCCTGGAATGGGTTCATTTCGGATGGACTGGAACCAGAAGGGTTCTGTGTTGTGGGATTGGGAGAATTTGCCACTGATAGGCACTAATGGAAACGAGAGTGCTAAGATGACTGCGACTCAGGCTGAGGCCAAGTTTTCAGGCGCTGAGGTCACAAGGCATGGATCAGTGCATTCTTCCTGTGGTACTTTCTCTTCCAACTCGGAGATGGGGTATGGCTCATCTAAGAGCTCCATATCCGCGACGATTGATTCTTCGCCCAAGGCGAGGAAAAACATGGAGCTCAGTTTTGCACCTGCCAGAGTGTCTGACAAGAATACCGGCAGGAACACTGTTTTGGGAAAGGTTGATGATGCCAGAACCTCCCCATCATCAGTGATAGCCATAAGCAGTGGAGAGCCGGTGCTTAGCCTGAAACTTGGCAAGAGAACCTATTTTGAAGATGTCTGTGGAGGGCAGAGTGTCAAGAGTTTGCCATCAGATACGAGTGCAGTGACTCCTGCTTCGGTGAAGAAGGCAAAGGCGGCTCAAAACGCACAGAACACATACTGTCAGGTTGAAGGTTGCAAGATTGATCTCTCTTCTGCTAAAGATTACCATCGAAAGCACAAAGTCTGTGAATCTCACTCTAAGGCTCCCAAGGTGGTTGTTGCTGGTCTGGAGCGGCGCTTTTGTCAACAGTGTAGCCGGTGAGTGTATTAGCTTGTAAACTGAGCATCCGTTTGTGTTGAAAAAAATGCATGCTTTCTGTTTGTTTGCTTGAATCCCTTGTCTTGGCATCCTTGACTAAGGAAACATGCTGTACTATGTTGGCTCTCCAATGTCTGCAGGTTCCATGGTTTAGATCTCTTTGACCAGAAAAAACGAAGCTGCCGCAGGCGTCTCAATGATCACAATGCCCGCAGACGGAAGCCACAGCCTGAAGCAATTTCTTTTGGTTCATCAAGGCTCTCCACAATGTTCTATGGTACTGATAAGCGTGTGGTTGCCTTGTGGTTTTGTGACACCAGTGCATTAATCACTGTTCTTCTTCAACCAATTATTATGTTTAAGAATCTTTCCTTTCATGCACATTCACAACTAAATGGCGTAAAACATTAAGAATACAAGGTTAAAATATTTTGTGTCTGAAGTTCGCCTTGTTCATTCACAACTCAGTGTCATGATTTTTGAGATGTCATGATTTTTTTTACTTATGATATTAGATGGCCCGCTCACTCTGGCACTACCGGTAAACTATGAACTCCATCTTAGGAAGTGCTCTGTTTGTGATGACTTCTATAGATGGGACAAAGGAGATATCAATTAAGTTGTATTTGTTGTGTTGGGGTGCACATATGCTCTGTTCTTTTCGATTTAGATATCTAAGAAATGATAGAACTTATCTGTCCTGATGCCATCTCGCTATACAGTTATGTTTCCACATCATATTTCACTACTTTAGGAAAAGTTATATTGCATAACTATACAAATAAATTGATCTTTTCGAGTTTGGAGACACTAGGAAGCCATTAAGTATCCGAGTGAGCATGGATTCAAATTTAACAAGTGCTTGATGAGTCCACTATATTTTCTCCACTCCTTCCGCTCTAAAATGTAATTCGTTttacttttgtcctaagtcaaacttctCTAACTTTGATCAAGTTATATAGCAAAATGCACCAACATCCACAACATCAAATCAATTTCATTAAATCCACCATGAAATATATCTTGTTAGTGCATTTATTTGGTATTGTAGatgttaatatatttttctCTAAACTTGGTCGAAGTTTGAaaagtttgacttaggacaaaactAAAACGGCCTAAATTTTGGAGCGGAGGGAGTGCTTTGTATGGAAGCAGCTTTAACATTAATACTAAGCAAATATTTGTTCTCTTGCTGAATCTGTTTTAGTGCTGAGATTGTTGTTACTTTCTTAACAGATGCAAGGCAACAGACAACTCTTCATTTTGGTCAAGCTCCTTATGGTCAAATAAGAAGCTGTGCAAGTTCTTCATGGGATAACCCAGGAGGAGCCTTCAAATTTGCAGAAACTAAAGCTCCTTGGTTAAAGCCAACAAGAGCTGCTGGTATTGATGGCTTGCATCTCTCAAGTCAGCAGGTATGGAACAACATTATGCCACATGGTGGACATCAAGATTTTGATGGGTTCATGGCTTTCAAAGGAACCAGTGCAAAGGTCCTCAATCAAGGTAGTTTTTCCACTATTGTAAACTGATACAATATTAATAAGAAATGGTCTTTCACTTGCATGAAAAGTATTTTCCTTAAAATTCCTAACCATGAAAAATTCATAGATAGGCGCATCCATATAGTATTATTATTATAGGAACCTTTCATATAATTTGTCTTTTGGATGATTCTTCGATCTGTGCGTTAGTGCATTACTGCTTTGAAGCTACAAAGTTGTTGGCTTTACGACAGCCTGACATGAAGTTTTGTGAGTTCTGACATGTACCTATGTCATTTCATATAGTTCATTGTACAAGTTTGCGTCACACTAGTATATGGCAGGTTTCTAAATTTGCAATATGAGCTTTCTTTGCAAGGGGTGATATCAGAACCTGATTACCAGGCCACATTTGTTTCCCCATGTTTTTTTCGTGGTCACGGAATGACCATCACCTACCATTTTTAGCAACATCCTAAGTAATCTTATTCTTGTCTTtttacttgcttcttgcaacaTGATTGCACCTTTTGCTCTAGGCTTGAATGCACTAGTGTATCATTTGTGTTTTGCAAGCGCTGAATCAGCAAGGATCTGCAGTCTCATATAAAATTCATCCAGTTTACATAATTGTCGCCATCATTGGCTCCCACCTAAACCAGCACGCCAAGCCAACTTTTCAGACCACTAAATAATTTGTAACCTAGGGCAGTTGTAGTGTTCTGTGTGTAAGGTAGGTCAGTAGGTGGTCTGTAGCATGGTTGGTTCCAAAATTTGGCATGTTGTGAAATAGATTGCACTCATGGTTGGTTCCGAAATTAGGTATGTTGCGAAATAGACTGCAACCACCAAAATGTTTTCCCTTTTCTTGTACGTTGGGGAAATCAGTAAGTAGCCAACTAATGTCATCCACATAGCCAATATGCTTTGGGTCCAGATTCCAGGAAAGACTTAACTGATTGATTGATTTAGTGCCATTCTAGAATGATTGTGCTTCTGCGGCTCAAAGTGTGCAAGGAAACCTTGGAGCCAGATTGTTGCTATCATGTTGAATGGTATAATCATCATCGATTTTGATAGGAATATATCCTCTATATGAAAAACCCAGGCCCAATTACGCCATTTGCTATTAACAAGACTAATGCACTCTATCTTTCATATAGTTGTCAGGACCGAGCTGCTTGTTTCCAAATAACTAAGATGCACGACAGTTGCACTTGCATACGTCGCAATTATATCCTAAATAAGTCAGTTCAAAAAAATTGAGAATTTCGAATTTTGATGAACATAACAATATCCCTACCTTTTACCTCTCTTCAGGCGTTGAAGCTTCTGCGGCTGTCTCCGACTCAAATGGAAACCCGGATCTTCAGCGTGCTCTCTCTCTTCTGTCAAACAATTCGGCTGGTGCTGGCAACAACCAACCGACCACTCAGCTGCACCCTGGCCTGAGCACCGTCGCCAGCACCTCCGACGCAGTGATGCAAGCTTCATCGCCAGGGCTCTGGCAAGACGGTGCAGCCCTTGATCTTCATGCGCGGTTTCAGGCTCTTGATCCTCTGGGCAGCGGCAGCACCATTGCAACAGCTCATGAGCTCCAGCTCCCAAGACCATCCTTGTACGATGGCTCCTCATCCCACTATGACCTGATGCACTGATGCTTCCTTCGGTTAGTGCATCCATTGTCCGGTTGCGAGGAAGCAGAGTTGGTTTCTGATGTCTGAAACTCTGAATTTTGGATTGTTATGTTGTTCTGAAAAAATAAAGGCCGCACAAAACTGAGGCTCGAGTTGATCCAGATTTGAGCCTTATTGCCATGAGAATTCCTGGGATTGCCAGTAGCTATGTGCTTGAATAATCCATACTTGTGATTCTGTTTATGCAACTTGATTGCTTCAGCAAAGTGACCATGGACGATTCTGTTCTGATGCCATCTCAAATTCTGAATGCCATGAATGGAACCCTTGTATTCGATGTTGATCACCTACACTGTTCTCTCCGCAACGAGGGCTTCCATGCCGCCTGGAAGAGCATTGCAGGACAACAGCACACGGATGACGCGGCGGCGCTGGATGTGGCTCCGGCTGCC
Coding sequences within it:
- the LOC112901686 gene encoding squamosa promoter-binding-like protein 3 → MGSFRMDWNQKGSVLWDWENLPLIGTNGNESAKMTATQAEAKFSGAEVTRHGSVHSSCGTFSSNSEMGYGSSKSSISATIDSSPKARKNMELSFAPARVSDKNTGRNTVLGKVDDARTSPSSVIAISSGEPVLSLKLGKRTYFEDVCGGQSVKSLPSDTSAVTPASVKKAKAAQNAQNTYCQVEGCKIDLSSAKDYHRKHKVCESHSKAPKVVVAGLERRFCQQCSRFHGLDLFDQKKRSCRRRLNDHNARRRKPQPEAISFGSSRLSTMFYDARQQTTLHFGQAPYGQIRSCASSSWDNPGGAFKFAETKAPWLKPTRAAGIDGLHLSSQQVWNNIMPHGGHQDFDGFMAFKGTSAKVLNQGVEASAAVSDSNGNPDLQRALSLLSNNSAGAGNNQPTTQLHPGLSTVASTSDAVMQASSPGLWQDGAALDLHARFQALDPLGSGSTIATAHELQLPRPSLYDGSSSHYDLMH